The Juglans microcarpa x Juglans regia isolate MS1-56 chromosome 2S, Jm3101_v1.0, whole genome shotgun sequence genome has a window encoding:
- the LOC121252214 gene encoding protein REVEILLE 1-like isoform X1 has product MAIQDQSVGILSHSLLRASNGMPLSSGLHSVTGTKLRDQFSCGNSCAPKVRKQYTITKQRERWSEEEHKKFLDALKLYGRSWPRIEEHVGTKTAVQIRSHAQKFFSKVVRDSNGGNISSEPIEIPPPRPKRKPKHPYPRKLGIRPKKETSTLKQPIRSASPNISVSEEENQSPTSVLSAIGSYVAGSDTPNDSFSPLSSAASVQSGGLVLLPEPNQSTERSASPSPALMTLSSVSDAQLPTKRELLPKGNACANEGTLEESSPQYLKIFGRTVLVTNSGPSSHGMGTGNFIPADMQDEKFVQALPVSSRPVESLTGNTECVWSHFPHVTHGALSFMQCQKESSNRVEDSTAAHMPWWTFYGGLPFPFLPFHKEGPSKAYVDSDLGEVQDKVQKEGSCTGSNTGSVDEENGDKCSEAETQSRPIFLGNENQRGGLVFQLRQSEKSAFSKPRKSPEKCVKGFVPYKRCMTERDIQSSTITGQEGDEKRIRLCL; this is encoded by the exons ATGGCTATTCAG GATCAAAGTGTGGGTATTCTATCACATTCTCTTCTTCGGGCAAGCAATGGAATGCCTTTGAGTTCTGGCCTACATTCTGTAACTGGCACCAAACTAAGAGATCAGTTTTCTTGCGGGAATAGTTGTGCTCCCAAG GTAAGGAAACAATACACAATcacaaaacaaagagaaagatgGTCAGAGGAAGAGCATAAAAAGTTTCTTGATGCTTTAAAGCTGTATGGTCGATCTTGGCCACGGATAGAGG AACATGTGGGCACAAAGACTGCAGTTCAGATTCGAAGTCATGCTCAGAAGTTTTTCTCTAAG GTCGTTCGTGACTCTAATGGTGGCAACATTAGCTCCGAGCCCATTGAAATTCCTCCTCCTAGACCAAAACGAAAGCCCAAACATCCTTACCCGAGGAAACTTGGAATTAGGCCTAAGAAAGAAACCTCCACCCTGAAACAGCCAATAAGGTCCGCATCTCCAAATATATCAGTTTCAGAAGAAGAAAACCAATCTCCAACCTCTGTATTATCTGCAATCGGTTCATATGTAGCAGGTTCAGATACCCCTAATGACAGCTTCTCCCCTCTTTCTTCTGCAGCCAGTGTCCAATCTGGTGGCTTAGTACTACTGCCAGAACCTAACCAATCGACTGAGAGAAGTGCATCTCCATCACCAGCTCTAATGACACTGAGTTCAGTTTCTGATGCGCAACTTCCTACG AAACGCGAGTTACTTCCAAAAGGAAATGCCTGTGCTAATGAAGGTACGTTGGAGGAATCGTCACCCCAGTATCTGAAGATTTTTGGAAGGACTGTATTAGTTACAAATTCTGGGCCATCTTCTCATGGCATGGGGACTGGCAATTTCATACCAGCTGACATGCAAGACGAAAAATTTGTGCAAGCATTACCAGTGAGCAGTCGGCCCGTGGAATCATTAACGGGGAATACAGAATGTGTTTGGAGTCATTTTCCCCATGTCACACATGGTGCCCTCTCTTTCATGCAATGCCAGAAAGAAAGCTCAAATCGTGTAGAAGATAGTACAGCTGCTCATATGCCATGGTGGACCTTTTATGGGGGTTTACCATTTCCTTTTCTACCATTCCATAAGGAGGGCCCATCGAAAGCATATGTGGACTCTGATCTAGGAGAAGTCCAAGATAAAGTTCAGAAGGAAGGGTCCTGTACTGGTTCAAATACTGGATCAGTAGATGAGgaaaatggtgataaatgtTCAGAAGCTGAGACCCAGAGTCGGCCGATTTTCCTTGGAAATGAGAATCAAAGAGGAGGCCTAGTTTTCCAATTAAGACAAAGTGAAAAATCAGCTTTCTCTAAGCCAAGAAAGAGCCCTGAAAAGTGTGTGAAAGGGTTTGTACCATACAAAAGATGTATGACAGAGAGGGACATCCAGTCCTCAACAATAACAGGTCAAGAGGGGGACGAGAAACGTATCCGGCTTTGCTTGTAG
- the LOC121252214 gene encoding protein REVEILLE 1-like isoform X2, with protein sequence MWAQRLQFRFEVMLRSFSLRFTALIPVPILYHSIYFLPIKVVRDSNGGNISSEPIEIPPPRPKRKPKHPYPRKLGIRPKKETSTLKQPIRSASPNISVSEEENQSPTSVLSAIGSYVAGSDTPNDSFSPLSSAASVQSGGLVLLPEPNQSTERSASPSPALMTLSSVSDAQLPTKRELLPKGNACANEGTLEESSPQYLKIFGRTVLVTNSGPSSHGMGTGNFIPADMQDEKFVQALPVSSRPVESLTGNTECVWSHFPHVTHGALSFMQCQKESSNRVEDSTAAHMPWWTFYGGLPFPFLPFHKEGPSKAYVDSDLGEVQDKVQKEGSCTGSNTGSVDEENGDKCSEAETQSRPIFLGNENQRGGLVFQLRQSEKSAFSKPRKSPEKCVKGFVPYKRCMTERDIQSSTITGQEGDEKRIRLCL encoded by the exons ATGTGGGCACAAAGACTGCAGTTCAGATTCGAAGTCATGCTCAGAAGTTTTTCTCTAAGGTTTACTGCTCTTATTCCAGTTCCCATTCTCTACCATAGTATCTACTTCCTACCTATTAAA GTCGTTCGTGACTCTAATGGTGGCAACATTAGCTCCGAGCCCATTGAAATTCCTCCTCCTAGACCAAAACGAAAGCCCAAACATCCTTACCCGAGGAAACTTGGAATTAGGCCTAAGAAAGAAACCTCCACCCTGAAACAGCCAATAAGGTCCGCATCTCCAAATATATCAGTTTCAGAAGAAGAAAACCAATCTCCAACCTCTGTATTATCTGCAATCGGTTCATATGTAGCAGGTTCAGATACCCCTAATGACAGCTTCTCCCCTCTTTCTTCTGCAGCCAGTGTCCAATCTGGTGGCTTAGTACTACTGCCAGAACCTAACCAATCGACTGAGAGAAGTGCATCTCCATCACCAGCTCTAATGACACTGAGTTCAGTTTCTGATGCGCAACTTCCTACG AAACGCGAGTTACTTCCAAAAGGAAATGCCTGTGCTAATGAAGGTACGTTGGAGGAATCGTCACCCCAGTATCTGAAGATTTTTGGAAGGACTGTATTAGTTACAAATTCTGGGCCATCTTCTCATGGCATGGGGACTGGCAATTTCATACCAGCTGACATGCAAGACGAAAAATTTGTGCAAGCATTACCAGTGAGCAGTCGGCCCGTGGAATCATTAACGGGGAATACAGAATGTGTTTGGAGTCATTTTCCCCATGTCACACATGGTGCCCTCTCTTTCATGCAATGCCAGAAAGAAAGCTCAAATCGTGTAGAAGATAGTACAGCTGCTCATATGCCATGGTGGACCTTTTATGGGGGTTTACCATTTCCTTTTCTACCATTCCATAAGGAGGGCCCATCGAAAGCATATGTGGACTCTGATCTAGGAGAAGTCCAAGATAAAGTTCAGAAGGAAGGGTCCTGTACTGGTTCAAATACTGGATCAGTAGATGAGgaaaatggtgataaatgtTCAGAAGCTGAGACCCAGAGTCGGCCGATTTTCCTTGGAAATGAGAATCAAAGAGGAGGCCTAGTTTTCCAATTAAGACAAAGTGAAAAATCAGCTTTCTCTAAGCCAAGAAAGAGCCCTGAAAAGTGTGTGAAAGGGTTTGTACCATACAAAAGATGTATGACAGAGAGGGACATCCAGTCCTCAACAATAACAGGTCAAGAGGGGGACGAGAAACGTATCCGGCTTTGCTTGTAG